In Lycium ferocissimum isolate CSIRO_LF1 chromosome 7, AGI_CSIRO_Lferr_CH_V1, whole genome shotgun sequence, the sequence TTTTTAAATGATTATGTTCTTTATAAGGTGAGGTGTCTTGTAGACCAATCTTTGTAATTCCTTCCTACCTAGTTTCAACTGTACCTGGGTCGATCAGTGGTGACATAAAATATGGATTTTTGCAAAATACTCCATGTACCGGCGAATGAGTATGAAATTCTGCATATTCATTTTGAATTGTGTATAtgtttcccttcctttattgctggaattggaaattttgcattttttttagtCCTTTTCTAGCCAGGTAATTTTGGACTCAATACCATCTTCACTTTTCAAACGAAACAGGTGGATTGAGGGGAGAAGTTAGTAGTCAAGCATTTCGTATCTGGGAACTTTTAGTGTCTTTCCACTAATTACACAtcacatatttttattttcctgAAATCATAATGCTTGTGATTCTGAGACCCTGTCTTACTCAGTATTCCAGTACTAGTGTTCCATCTACTATACACTGTATTAAAGCAGCATTCAAGTGATAAGAAACTATCATAACTTAACTGATTATGCAAAGTAGAATTGCTAAACAACTAGATATTCAAACTcatacatacaatatgatgAATAAgaagaatataagtgaatgacCTCGACCCAAATATAAGTGAATGACCTCGACCCAAACTCTCAAAAGAAAGATACCCTGTTTCACAAATGAACCGAcatatgaagaaaaatgaaatctaTCTGCGCTTCAAGACAAGCTAACACAGCCAGGCAGTAAATATTCCACCAATAATTGTCACCTTTTTTAACTCCTTGATCAGATTTATGTGTTTATCACGACCAAAATAAAGCTTAATGAAAACAGCAAATTCAGATGACAGACAAATATGTGGACATTAAGCATAACATGCCAATTTCACATTTGAACTATCAACTATATTCACTACACAACTGGCACACGATGTTGATAAAATGAATCGATATGACAAAAGATTTTCTATAAGTCACAGCTACATTCACTATGTAGTTATGTTCTCTGACCACATACTTAGGAACAGACGTGACAAATCAAATTTTGAAGATAGCACTCACCTGATTAAGCATCCACTTAAGACCAACTGCAGCTGTGCATTCATTCTTGGAAGCACTGGTCAAAAATTCTAGGTCATAGAGTTTGTCCAGTGTTTCCAAAATTGTTGATGCATTACTTTTCCGGACTTTAACAGAAAAAATCTCCCCGTTAGAGCTTATATTCATATGGCTGTTCAACAATGTTTCAAACCATCCACTACCAGACCTCTGAGTGGACAAAATTGCAAAAAACCTTACAGGATTACAAGCACACTCAGCCCTGATAACAGCAGGTTTTAGTCAGTAGTTTTATCCATAATGACATActaaaacatacgaacatattgTCAATGTCTCACCGGCTAAAAGTTTTTGGCTTGGGGAAGTGCATGAAAGGTTTTTCTGAAGGGTCAACATTAGCCGTCTCACATGGCCTTTCAACAACATGAACAGTTGCGAGTGGAGCAGTGGAATGCGAACCAATTTGTTTAAGGCAAATCGAACATATATAAATTCCACATACCATTGCAAAAAGTAAGACCACCATTCTCAGCAGCAGTGGAGATTTCTTTGGTGGCTTTATGATGAAAGTATCCTGGAATTGAATCAGAAGTTAGAATACTTAGGATTTTAAGTCTCATTTTGCAGATTTAAATTTTCCTTCAGGGCCTCAATAAAATAAACTCAGTTGCAAAGTTAATTCAGaagacgaaaaaaaaaaaaaaaaaaaaaaaaaaaaaaaaaagacagagGAATCTAGGTAGGTTTCATCACATAGGAATGCAAGATACAAGATAAGTAAGGAATATTATGGTTTTATTGAGCTGTTACGGCTACATCATTGGAATCTGTACAAGTCTAAAAATATTTGCTCAAGCAGGATATTCTCAAATTCGAGCAAACACTTGCAAATGGGAAAAAACCCAGATCAAAACAGCTCCGAGTTGTCATAATATTATATACAGTTGTCAATAAAAGGCAAAGAAAGACCTTTAAGGGAAAAAAGATTAAATAAAAAACATTACACACCGTTGTGGATACTTTCCAGAAGCAATATGTTAGAAGAAGCAAGAATGTTAAACAAAAAAACTTACCTTGGTGAAGAGGCAGAAACGGTCAGCCATAGCTTAATGCTCAAAAAGGAAGATAAAGAAAAGGCATTGGGGAACACCAACATTCAAAAAAAGATCCCCTTTTGCTTTCTACCTTTATTCATTCTTATTCCtcagtttcttcttcttcacaataCATGCAGACACtcataattatgtacacaataTATTATTATACTTAGAAAGAGAGatattagtaagaaaaacaaagcTGGGATGAGCTTTTTCTCGTGAAGAACACTATGATGAGAGAGTTCTTTAGTGACCCTTTTGTTCAATTATTACGCTCCtcctttttgctttctttttttcactttttgaattttgatttttcCTTGTGATTTACACTTGTTCCTCTCTGCAAAATCATGTGGAGTCCCATGGCTGGTACCATATGAAGGAAAACAGAAATATAATATATGATACGACACCGTTTCAATCGGGCGTTGATTTCGTCAACGAATAATCATTACTTGCAATTTCACCGCTCTTTGTTATGTTTAAAAAGTTACACGTTTTACTGTTTGCTTTAACTCTAGCTACCGCAGCTCAGTTTCCACATGAAAAAGGTTAAAAACTATGGAGTTTCGTTTAATCATAATTTGTACACcataacttcttttctttttctttttctttttctttttttctcattcgTCTAGTGTAAAAATTTAAACCTTAAGGGATCGTTTGGTTGGGAAGCTGACTTTTAGGATTAGTTATTAAGGtgaggtgggataaaataattacaatggataactaatcccgagattagttatcccggatttttattccaaccaaacatgggatagGGAGACACTAAAATTTTATCCCgggactatttttgcttatccttcacaccaaacgacccctaaattCATCCACCATTCCCCTTAATATTTGTATagtaaatttgaaattttaatgaaataaaactCATTTTTACACGAATTTAAGGGGAAAATTATACAAAAGTATTTCTAATGGAGTACTATACTTACAGTtgccaatttcaaaaaaaacccgaccataattgatttggtttgatttgattttagctaaaaaaagtcaaaccgaaccaaaccgacccgACGTTATGTGTATTcgatttatgaaatattttgtacataaaaatatttatttgtaatgtaatttgtaaatatttcttaaattttttcataattttttgtcttttataatattattttaagcttgaacttagaattttcaatgccaataagttttatatcctatagatgttagtaactcaaataaagtccaaatcaacactaatgctaacaaaagaaattcaattctaacactaggaatgatagtaatgttggatatctattatttagttttgcataattagtttagagagtaaaaatacatagcctaatttttttttgtcatgtaattaatacttattagccgtacttattttagcataacttagtatttagattaaagtcattttctttatggcttattaattagcaatacttattttaaccgattttattatcttttttgttgaatattttaatacgatgtcatcactcatctcacattttgtgttattttcttaagaaacaccttagttatatagttctatcttactaggactaaagaaatatttgaactaaaagtcagatgttttgtatgaaggcttttttgaggaaaaaaaaacccgaaaaaatcGAATAACCCGCGAAAATCTgaagttgaaaaacccgaattttattggtttggtttggtttataaatttaaaaacccaatTAATCTGATTTGGTATTTGCAAAATCCGAACCAatccggtccatgtacacccctataTGTAGTTATACGATGCTGTCAATGCAACTAAGAGCTCCTTCAATTGGCTTCTCCGAGTTTAGGACTTAATTGTTGGCTTAATCATAAAATTAGCTAGTAATTCCGTTTGTCATATCAATTACACTCACCAAGTTATGAAGTCAATCACGGTTTCTCTTCCATCACTTTAGAATACACATTGTTACTTTGTTTTATGAAAAGatagtttatgaaaatatgaagtctaCTTTTATTCTTCAATCTCTCTTAACAAAACCAACTGCCTGTTTAAcagttctctcttattcttcaatttctctTATGATTTAGGTGTTGGAATAAAATTGCCCATAGTTGCATGCTAGCTTTCTCGTGAGGGACCTTGATGGGGTAAGGGTATACAAAGAAAATCGACAAATCACATCAAATCGATTATTCGAGCCAAACTGAGAAAAAAAACTTGATTAGTGGTTtggtattgaaaaaaaaaaaaaaactgatcaTAACTGATTTAGTTTGGTTTTAACggaaaaagtcaaaccgaatcaaactAACCCAACATTAcatgtataaattttttaaaatattttatacataaaaacatttatttataacctaatttataaatattacttaattttttcatagtttttgttctataacatattatttcaagtttggtcttagaattttgaatgatcCAATAGGTTTTATAACTcatagatgttagtaactcaaataaagcccgaattaaaaccaaatcaatactaatgctaacaaaagaaattcaattctaacactaggaataACAATAATGTTGGGCATCTATTCTTAATTTTGCATTGGTTTAGATAGtcaaaatacataacttaatatagtcatgtaattaatatttattttagcataacttaGTACTTTtcgattatgatcattttcattatgtttGTTGAATATTAAGTACTCCTtccgttccataataagtgattttttagacttttcattttgtttcaaaataaatattgctttataattttaagaagaaattgatcttattcttccaaaactgctcttatttacataatcaagaatcattaagtttttttttctaggcatttaattaggggtaagttagtaaaaacactcctaatttTCTAGGAGTGGGCACtttcttaaagggtgtgcaTAAGCTACAAAAACCACTTATGATGGAACGGAGGAAGTAATACGTCATCACTATCTcatattttgtgttattttcttaagaaacaccttaattagaTAGTTATATCTtcctaggactaaagaaatatttgaagcacaaattatattttttatatgaaGACTTTACCGGAAAACACCCGAAGTTGAAAACCCCGACTTTTGTTGATTTAATTTAGTATTTAAAAAATCTGAATCAACCCAGTCCATATACACCCCTAATGAGTGGTATTAGAATTCTTTgattgtttatgaaaatatttattttgtgtCTCATAAAACTTATACTAGTACAAAATTTGGGTCCGCTAACGAGATAAATTAAAGTTTTCCGTTGTTTATGGTTTAGGTGTGGTTTGCTGTCTAGACCACTTTTCTTTATGGATTAGaataaatgtcaaaaaaaaaaaaaaaaaaaaaaaactaaagcaGAACCGTCCAATAATATCATTTTATGATGGCATGTGGTCGTCCGGTTTTTTCACTTAAACACCTCAACTAAactttgtttcatttagacacctaAGATAGGGTCCGACTGTGCCATTTAGACATTTTTAGCTAAATCGGCCAAATTTACAAAATGTTTGCAATACACTCGCGGCTGACGTGGCAACTGAAGAATAAAATGAGGACATGTGTCTTTTttaattagaattttttttaaaaatatttaataacaaattaaaagtaatactctaaaaaagaaaagaaaaacttgatttacacccaataaaaaaaagacacattattaacaaagcgaaaaagaaaaaaaatgacacaTCGAAAATTCTGAAATGAATAGTtgttcttggtgttcttcaCCATCTTTATGTTATTCTTGTTACAACCATGATTTTAATCCAAATTTTCAAGAGAAACTCCTCCAAATTTGTTTTAACTTCAGCTAAAGATTCCCACGAAGACCCAAAGACAATCCGAcattaatttctcaaaattttcatcaaattaaTTAACCCATTTTAAACCTTCAAGCTTTCTAAAGACTCCATTAAtggtaaatgtttttttttaaatctttttgggattttttttttgtttattaaatAGATTTATCCAAAGAAAAATCATCTTTCTTATAATGTAAACGATTAGGGAGAGAGAGGGTGGTGGCAGACTTGAGTTTTTTCGGGCAAACAAGATAGCAATGGTGGAAGGTTTGTTAAATGGAgaagaaataggaaaaaaaaaaaaaaaagaagaaggagaaggaggaaataaaaagaattaaaaaaaaattgatttttgggcTCTTCACGTGCTAGTTTGGTGTGCAAATCAAGCAAGTTGCTAAGTCAGCAAAAAGTGTTTCAATGGCACAGGACCTTACCTcaggtgtctaaatgaaataaaGTTTAATTGAGGTGTTCAAGTGAAAAAACTGCACGACTAattttagcatttttttttgttttacttttttgccctttttgttTTTAGCTTTTTGACTACGTTTCTAAAAgattaagggcctgtttggaaagccacctggtaattggaattggtgaaattactaaggtagtaattacacagtctagtaattacacagtagtgtaattataacgacctgtttgtttgtcataacgtaattacgattgtaattacaagcgtcttTAGTTAATTGCACTTAGGTGCAATTACACGatcagtttaatttaaaaataaaatttaattataaaaaatttaaaattaatattcaaaaaatattgcctttataaatgatattaaatttgttatttaataacacattgtttcttgaaaatatattaattaataatcatatatttgtaactaatattgtaacaaaaataattgatatatatttttcaaattaatatttaattttaattaattataaaacttaaaaagacttttttgtgagaacgtcatggattagatgtttgacaaaaaaataatattaataaatataatgtcataacattattcaaatgtttgacacaaaaaatccatcaaatgtaagtgaaaaataaacaacatgcaatgtgaaagcaaataacttaaaattggaaatataacctaaattcaaaatccaaaagaaaaagttcaacataatactcttatgtcaaattctaacattacataagtaagttctaacgtaacttaagtaaataattcaaaaaaaaggaaaaaatataagtatataacttaattCACAataaaattctactttaataacgttactcgttatatgtcaagtttgttaataacTTATtgtttccaatattaagaggtgtagtttcaaatattagaataataacaaggttatgctaaatgaataaaataaaaaaatacgagcaattacatggaaccacaagaagtaaaggttggaaatgagaagaaagaaaatgaaaaataaataatataaaaagaaaaatacattttaaaaaataaaaataattcaaaagtaaaaataaaaaagaaattaaaatgatagaaataaaaaaatattaaaaatcaaaaaaattaaaataatagaaattaaaaataaaaagaaattaaagtaaaaaaataaacaaaataaaaagtaaccctgtaattacacccaattctcagcccCCCTTCAGAATtgaagagtgtaattacaccctgtcaATTACACTCAATTTCCACCTAAttgtgtaattacttggtc encodes:
- the LOC132064923 gene encoding uncharacterized protein LOC132064923; the encoded protein is MADRFCLFTKDTFIIKPPKKSPLLLRMVVLLFAMVCGIYICSICLKQIGSHSTAPLATVHVVERPCETANVDPSEKPFMHFPKPKTFSRAECACNPVRFFAILSTQRSGSGWFETLLNSHMNISSNGEIFSVKVRKSNASTILETLDKLYDLEFLTSASKNECTAAVGLKWMLNQGLLLHHEEIVEYFKRRGVSTIFLFRRNLLRRMVSMLANSYDQNAKLLNGTHKSHVHSPKEAEILASYKPTINTTTLIPNLKQVQDMVANALEYFKSTRHIILLYEDIIKNRTILNDVQDFLKVPRMDLHSRQVKIHKGPLSSQVENWSDVEKELKGTPYESFVHADYKI